A single window of Vicia villosa cultivar HV-30 ecotype Madison, WI unplaced genomic scaffold, Vvil1.0 ctg.003522F_1_1, whole genome shotgun sequence DNA harbors:
- the LOC131641138 gene encoding UDP-xylose transporter 3-like, with protein MGEGEKFQLGTIGALSLSVVSSVSIVICNKALMSSLHFIFATTLTSWHLLVTFCSLHVALKMRLFEHKPFDQKAVMGFGILNGTSIGLLNLSLGFNSVGFYQMTKLAIIPCTILLEILFLGKKFSRRIQFSLAILLFGVGIATVTDLQLNALGSFLSFLAVITTCVAQIMTNTIQKKFKVSSTQLLYQTCPYQAATLLIIGPYLDKVLTDLNVFYFKYTTQVTFVIVLSCLISISVNFSTFLVIGKTSPVTYQVLGHLKTCLVLAFGYIIVRDPFSWRNILGILVAMVGMLLYSYSSILENQQKAAETALQASQAREDELDPLINVENGSAILNKRPLVWNKEKD; from the exons ATGGGAGAGGGAGAAAAATTTCAGTTGGGGACTATCGGTGCGTTGAGTCTATCGGTGGTTTCATCTGTGTCCATTGTCATTTGTAACAAGGCGTTGATGAGTTCACTACATTTTATTTTCG CTACAACTTTGACAAGTTGGCATCTTCTTGTTACATTTTGTTCTCTTCATGTGGCACTAAAAATGAGACTTTTTGAGCACAAGCCGTTTGATCAAAAAGCTGTGATGGGATTTGGAATTCTCAATGGAACTTCAATTGGACTTTTGAATTTGAGCTTGGGTTTCAATTCTGTTGGCTTCTATCAG ATGACAAAGCTAGCAATAATTCCATGTACCATTCTTCTGGAGATCCTTTTCCTTGGCAAAAAATTCAG TAGAAGAATACAATTTTCCCTTGCAATTCTTCTTTTCGGTGTTGGAATTGCAACCGTTACGGATTTGCAGCTTAATGCACTAGGATCTTTCCTATCTTTTCTAGCAGTGATAACAACTTGTGTTGCTCAAATT ATGACAAATACGATCCAGAAAAAGTTTAAAGTTTCTTCTACTCAACTTTTATACCAAACATGTCCTTATCAAGCAGCAACCTTGTTGATAATCGGGCCATATTTGGATAAAGTTCTCACTGACctaaatgttttttatttcaaGTACACTACACAAGTCACG TTTGTCATTGTTCTCTCATGCCTTATTTCTATCTCAGTAAACTTTAGTACATTTCTTGTAATTGGAAAGACATCTCCAGTCACTTATCAGGTTCTTGGACATCTTAAGACATGTCTTGTATTAGCTTTTGGCTACATTATTGTTCGTGACCCTTTTAGTTGGAGGAACATACTGGGAATTTTGGTGGCCATGGTTGGGATGCTTTTATATTCGTACTCTAGCATTCTTGAGAATCAACAAAAAGCAGCTGAAACTGCATTACAAGCATCACAG GCAAGAGAAGATGAATTGGATCCTCTCATTAATGTGGAAAATGGAAGTGCAATATTAAACAAAAGGCCCCTTGTTTGGAACAAAGAAAAAGACTAG